In the Harpia harpyja isolate bHarHar1 chromosome 26 unlocalized genomic scaffold, bHarHar1 primary haplotype SUPER_26_unloc_4, whole genome shotgun sequence genome, one interval contains:
- the NOP9 gene encoding LOW QUALITY PROTEIN: nucleolar protein 9 (The sequence of the model RefSeq protein was modified relative to this genomic sequence to represent the inferred CDS: deleted 7 bases in 7 codons), whose translation MLGLKRPFSSASAMGVRRGIRGAAGPGPGPGLEPETAGYFRRALETLQEGLSPEELALFAPNVLAEAAAAGPGVALDPGGSRVLQALLPQAPLRVLGQILPPLVLGGLGGPAGHPLGARVLEAALGRVLPALGEAVGPAKEEEEEEEEDAVGPVEEAVGGLAAAVRDDPVAFARHPAGSFVVRALLRVLGGAPGAGVPQLPPGGAEPKTKGVELALKGAEPASEGAELPPSFPPLLGQLAEAFEEHLASLLSPAGASLCVQVALEVLNRSQSPACSRLCNALIGQLAPPSPAPAESTLVGGLQDPERSRLLEAAMAVAGPQRLRELFRQHLKGRLRGVAAHRVANHGLQRLLDHAPADVVGEVLSELGPALAEPLARGHPGVLTALLGACRRHPALQQEALRCLFQAFSCWEPRERRKACVGLLAGLRPFGGGDKAAEGAEPEPSLGPVTLHGSLLLQHLLHFGDPAPVLGGLKALPPTALLALACSPPGSRVWDALLASPTVPPRARRRLLRKLKGHFLSLACHRNGSRVLDAVWVSASGPARAAIADELASQHEALQRDPHGRGVARTLALDLFRRRRQLWERLQAAPDRRSLLGPLLED comes from the exons ATGCTGGGATTGAAGCGGCCTTTCTCTTCCGCCTCCGCcatgggggtgaggagggggatTCGGGGCGCGGccggaccgggaccgggaccggggctgGAGCCCGAAACCGCCGGCTATTTCCGACGGGCTCTGGAGACGTTGCAGGAGGGGCTGAGCCCGGAGGAACTCG CCCTTTTTGCCCCCAACGTGCTGGCGGAGGCagcggcggcagggccgggggtAGCCCTGGACCCAGGGGGGTCGCGGGTGCTGCAGGCGCTGCTGCCCCAGGCCCCCCTGAGGGTGCTGGGACAAATCCTGCCCCCCTTGGTgttg gggggactgggggggccGGCAGGGCACCCGCTGGGTGCCCGGGTCCTGGAGGCCGCCCTGGGGCGGGTGCTGCCCGCCCTGGGGGAGGCCGTGGGGCCGgcgaaggaggaggaagaggaggaggaggaggatgccgTG GGGCCGGTGGAAGAAGCCGTgggggggctggcggcggcggtgAGGGACGACCCGGTGGCTTTCGCCCGGCACCCGGCTGGCAGCTTTGTGGTGCGGGCGCTGCTGCGGGTGCTGGGGGGTGCCCCGGGGGCAG GAGTCCCTCAGCTGCCTCCCGGAGGGGCGGAGCCGAAGACTAAAGGGGTGGAGCTGGCGCTCAAGGGGGCGGAGCCAGCCTCGGAGGGGGCGGagcttcccccttccttcccgcCTCTCCTGGGGCAATTAGCGGAGGCCTTCGAGGAGCATCTGGCCT ccctgctgtctcCAGCCGGCGCCAGTCTCTGCGTGCAGGTGGCGCTGGAGGTGCTG AACCGCAGCCAATCGCCTGCCTGCTCCCGCCTCTGCAACGCGCTCATTGGCCAGCTGGCCCCACCCAGCCCCGCCCCTGCCGAGAG CACCCTGGTGGGCGGGCTGCAGGACCCCGAGCGCAGTCGGCTGCTGGAGGCGGCCATGGCGGTGGCGGGGCCCCAGCGCCTGCGGGAGCTCTTCCGGCAGCACCTGAAGGGC CGCCTACGGGGCGTGGCCGCCCACCGGGTAGCCAATCACGGGCTGCAGCGCCTGCTGGACCACGCCCCTGCTGATGTG GTGGGGGAGGTGCTGTCGGAGCTGGGCCCTGCCCTGGCCGAGCCCTTGGCCCGGGGCCACCCCGGGGTGCTCACCGCCCTGCTGGGCGCCTGCCGGCGCCACCCCGCCCTCCAGCAGGAGGCGCTGCGCTGCCTCTTCCAG GCTTTCAGCTGCTGGGAACCGCGGGAGCGGCGAAAGGCCTGTGTGGGGCTGCTGGCCGGGCTCCGCCCTTTTGGAGGCGGAGACAAGGCTGCAGAGGGGGCGGAGCCAGAG CCCTCGCTGGGTCCCGTCACGCTCCACggctccctcctgctccagcacctgctgCATTTCGGGGACCCGGCGCCCGTCCTGGGGGGGCTGAAAGCTCTGCCCCCCACCGCGCTGCTCGCCCTGGCTTGCAGCCCCCCCGGCAGCCGGGTTTGGGACGCCCTCCTCGCCTCGCCCACCgtgcccccccgcgcc cgccgccgtcTCCTCCGCAAACTGAAG GGTCACTTTCTCTCGCTGGCGTGTCACCGCAACGGCAGCCGCGTCCTCGACGCCGTCTGGGTCTCCGCCTCCGGCCCCGCCCGCGCCGCCATCGCCGACGAGCTGG cgtCCCAGCACGAGGCCCTCCAGCGCGACCCCCACGGCCGG GGGGTGGCGCGGACCCTCGCCCTCGACCTTTTCCGACGACGACGACAACTGTGGGAGCGGCTACAGGCGGCC CCCGACCGCCGCAGCCTCCTGGGACCCCTCTTGGAGGACTGA
- the CIDEB gene encoding LOW QUALITY PROTEIN: cell death activator CIDE-B (The sequence of the model RefSeq protein was modified relative to this genomic sequence to represent the inferred CDS: deleted 2 bases in 2 codons), whose translation MSVDGFYRGPSPPAALPRELWTLTPLPPPGRLRPRPGMDVLRAVARRAWSPPAPRPRPFWVCDRRRGRPRGLVAASLEELREQAGEALSLGPLVTLVLADDGTAVETEGFFGALAPHTPLMALAPGQHWEPPKARLFREHWEPDPPQERGSRPGAEVARVTVALTKANPHDLVGQLRVTAAVRGLRCDVGGLGPERLLRELLRLLAAMTRAVGQSLLGLSAALRRLLDSASPHRVTYNR comes from the exons ATGTCGGTTGATGGATTTTATCGGGGTCCCTCCCCGCCAGCGGCTCTGCCCCGTGAACTTTGGACTTtgacccccctt cccccccccggacGCCTGAGGCCCCGTCCCGGGATGGACGTGCTGCG GGCGGTGGCCCGCCGGGCCtggtcccccccggccccgcggccgcgACCCTTCTGGGTGTGCgaccggcggcgggggcggccccgggggctaGTGGCCGCCAGCCTGGAGGAGCTGCGGGAGCAG GCGGGGGAGGCGCTGAGCCTGGGGCCGCTCGTGACGCTGGTGCTGGCAGACGACGGGACAGCGGTGGAGACCGAGGGGTTTTTTGGGGCGCTGGCACCCCATACCCCCCTCATGGCCCTGGcgccagggcagcactgggagcCTCCCAAG gccaggtTGTTCAGGGAGCACTGGGAGCCTGACCCCCCCCAGGAACGGGGCTCCCGCCCTGGGGCCGAGGTGGCCCGGGTGACGGTGGCCCTGACGAAGGCGAATCCCCACGACCTGGTGGGGCAGCTGCGGGTGACGGCGGCCGTCAGGGGCCTCCGCTGCGACGTG GGGGGGCTCGGCCCCGAGCGGCTCCTGAG ggagctgctgcggctgctggCGGCCATGACACGCGCCGTGGGGCAGAGCCTCCTGGGGCTCTCCGCCGCTCTCCGCCGTCTCCTCGACAGCGCTTCGCCCCACAGAGTGACCTACAACCGCTAA
- the NOP10 gene encoding LOW QUALITY PROTEIN: H/ACA ribonucleoprotein complex subunit 3 (The sequence of the model RefSeq protein was modified relative to this genomic sequence to represent the inferred CDS: deleted 1 base in 1 codon) codes for MFLQCYSDERGERVYTLKKVSPAGQPTRSAHPARFSPDDKFSRHRLALKRRFGVLPTQRARPLL; via the exons ATGTTCCTGCAGTGCTACAGCGACGAGCGCGGCGAGCGCGTCTACACCCTGAAG AAGGTGTCCCCGGCCGGGCAGCCCACCCGTTCGGCCCACCCGGCCCGTTTTTCC CCCGACGACAAGTTCTCCCGGCACCGCCTGGCCCTGAAGCGGCGGTTCGGCGTCCTGCCCACCCAGCGGGCGCGGCCGCTCCTCTGA
- the LOC128138014 gene encoding LOW QUALITY PROTEIN: RING finger protein 212B-like (The sequence of the model RefSeq protein was modified relative to this genomic sequence to represent the inferred CDS: deleted 1 base in 1 codon) translates to MRPQEKLFFKSPADMALKHLTHISQVWRFQQAQADLLLASHKEAARVARAALEDVRHVLDTRNRELEALRRENGELRRAQLSPGWRGGQQVRPPPWGFGGWGGLRRHRRCHPRISPTQEQHAPAGSASPPRRRQPRLLPPPNGADPQTPPRVPWAPPPPPAAIFPPETPPSHRTSALRPPPPGA, encoded by the exons atGCGCCCGCAGGAGAAACTCTTCTTCAAGAGCCCAGCCGACATGGCCCTCAAGCACCTGACCCACATCTcccag GTCTGGCGCTTCCAGCAGGCGCAGGCCGACCTGCTGCTGGCCTCGCACAAGGAAGCCGCACGC GTGGCCCGGGCGGCGCTGGAGGACGTCCGCCATGTCCTGGACACCCGCAATAG GGAGCTGGAGGCGCTGCGGCGGGAGAACGGGGAGCTGCGCCGCGCTCAG CTCTCCCCCGGCTGGCGAGGGGGGCAGCAGGTGAGACCCCCGCCGTGGGGTTTCGGAGGttggggggggctgcggcggcaTCGGCGGTGTCACCCCCGTATTTCTCCCACGCAGGAGCAGCACGCCCCGGCCGGGTCGGCATCACCTCCCCGGCGCAGACAG CCCCGTCTCCTGCCTCCGCCCAACGGGGCTGACCCACAG ACCCCGCCGCGGGTCCCTtgggcccccccgccgccgcccgccgccatcttcccTCCTGAGACCCCGCCTTCTCACCGGACCTCCGCCCtgcgcccgcccccccccggcgcaTGA
- the PSMB5 gene encoding LOW QUALITY PROTEIN: proteasome subunit beta type-5 (The sequence of the model RefSeq protein was modified relative to this genomic sequence to represent the inferred CDS: deleted 2 bases in 2 codons), producing the protein MALASVLRSSEPPVAPAAFPLLTAPRDGSGLPSGGFAAPPWGTETPLPGPGLHLLHGTTTLAFKFEEGVMVAVDSRATAGSYIASQTVQKVIEINPYLLGTMAGGAADCSFWERLLARQCRVYELRNKEPISVAAASKLLANMVYQYKGMGLSMGTMICGWDKRGPGLYYVDSEGTRVPGQAFAVGSGSTYAYGVLDRGRRRGLSAEEARDLARRAIYQAARRDAYSGGRVTVYHVGPGGWRRVSVDNIADLQERYAAEEAPA; encoded by the exons ATGGCGCTGGCCAGCGTCCTCCGTTCTTCCGAACCTCCCGTCGCTCCCGCCGCCTTCCCCCTCCTCACCGCGCCCCGGGACGGCTCCGGGCTTCCCTCGGGGGGGTTCGCTGCCCCTCCGTGGGGCACCGAgacccccctccccgggcccggcCTTCACCTGCTGCACGGCACCACCACGCTGGCCTTTAAG ttcgaGGAAGGCGTGATGGTGGCGGTGGAC TCGCGAGCGACGGCGGGTTCCTACATCGCCTCACAGACGGTGCAGAAGGTGATCGAGATCAACCCGTACCTGCTGGGCACCAtggccggc ggggcggccgaCTGCAGCTTCTGGGAACGGCTCTTGGCCCGCCAGTGCCGCGTCTACGAGCTGCGCAACAAGGAGCCCATCTCGGTAGCCGCCGCCTCGAAATTGCTGGCCAACATGGTGTACCAGTACAAGGGGATGGGGCTCAGCATGGGCACCATGATCTGCGGCTGGGACAAGAGGGGACCGG GTCTCTACTACGTGGACAGCGAGGGGACGCGGGTGCCGGGTCAGGCCTTCGCCGTGGGTTCGGGTTCCACCTACGCCTACGGGGTGTTGGATCGGGGTCGGCGCCGAGGACTGTCGGCGGAGGAGGCCCGCGACCTGGCGCGCCGCGCCATCTACCAGGCGGCGAGGCGCGACGCTTATTCGGGGGGACGCGTCACCGTTTATCACGTCGGGCCGGGCGGTTGGCGCCGCGTCTCCGTCGACAACATCGCCGATCTGCAGGAGCGCTACGCCGCCGAGGAGGCTCCCGCCTGa
- the HAUS4 gene encoding HAUS augmin-like complex subunit 4 produces MRSSRSSRRSRPLPPIGRWLHPPPPSHWPAAWQEGRGSAGRAPLTASGAAGTITRTPPRPSAGATPQELRAHPGLAGLLQGLGCVLGGDGLSPPLEKELRQAEAALALRRGAWLRWESLWRGLRELLRDPRGVEPPAVPRSLPPTPPPRIPPFSEPGCCPSWSTVWPRRWKNFPATTGGPPRPPQPPKTPPRGVAEGLAAEHHRLRRARRRHRSLSQLLERQRRAYPQVLGRCRELLARLAGERFAGAQAELDRRRAEYLEAKGTAVLLKIRLEELNVLLDTYPPEKVEAHRRIRAALEAAREGERLGRRRGARGGAGGFRGAGPPVRGAGGGVRGACGRGWGTAGGPCASCATTTPDL; encoded by the exons atgCGCAGCTCGCGCTCTTCTCGCCGCTCCCGCCCCCTGCCGCCTATTGGACGCTGGCTCCACCCTCCGCCGCCTTCCCATTGGCCAGCGGCGTGGCAGGAggggcggggctcggcggggcgcgCGCCTCTGACAGCATCCGGCGCGGCGGGTACGATC acgaggacccccccccgcccctcggCGGGGGCCACCCCCCAGGAGCTGCGCGCCCACCCCGGCCTGGCCggcctgctgcaggggctgggctgcGTCCTGGGGGGCGACGGGCTGAGCCCCcccctggagaaggagctgcgGCAG gcGGAGGCGGCGCTGGCCCTGCGGCGAGGGGCCTGGCTGCGCTGGGAGAGCCTCtggcgggggctgcgggagctGCTGCGAGACCCCCGCGGCGTGGAGCCCCCC GCTGTCCcacgctcactcccccccaccccaccccccaggaTCCCACCCTTCTCCGAGCCCGGCTGCTGCCCGAGCTGGAGCACCGTTTGGCCGAGAAGGTGGAAGAACTTTCCAGCTACCACAGGgggccccccccgtcccccccagccccccaaaaccccccccaGGGGGGTGGCGGAAGGGTTGGCGGCCGAACATCACCGCCTGCGCCGAGCCCGCCGTCGGCACCGTTCCCTGAGCCAGCTGCTGGAGCGGCAGCGCCGAGCCTACCCCCAG gttttggggcgctgcagggagctgctggctcgCCTGGCGGGGGAACGTTTCGCCGGGGCGCAGGCGGAGCTGGACCGGCGCCGCGCCGAATACCTGGAGGCCAAAGGGACGGCCGTGCTGCTGAAGATCCG GTTGGAGGAGCTAAACGTGCTGCTGGACACCTACCCCCCCGAAAAGGTGGAGGCGCATCGCCGCATCAG GGCGGCGCTGGAGGCGGCGCGGGAGGGCGAGCGGCTGGGGAGGCGtcggggggcgcggggcggcgctgGCGGCTTTCGGGGGGCTGGGCCCCCGGTTCGGGGCGCTGGCGGGGGAGTACGGGGCGCCTGCGGGAGAGGCTGGGGCACCGCCGGTGGGCCCTGCGCCAGCTGCGCCACCACGACCCCTGACCTCTGA